A genomic window from Pseudonocardia broussonetiae includes:
- a CDS encoding VOC family protein — MTAYDTAAARFELAHMAHAELHTPDLEGSLWFFTRLLGMRETARHQDSIYLRCYEDPYHHSLKLTAHDRPGLGNIGWRTTSPDALQRRATALDQAGLGTGWTTGDIGVGRTFGFTSPDGHPMELVWDIEKYTAPPALQSRILTRRSKRPLHGLPPRRLDHVNLMASDVTTQKELFERTLGFQTRERVIDAAGGGTEIGAWLSVNNLGHEMAVMRDSTGSRGRLHHLAFWYGVPQHNTDAAELCREYGIQIEAGPDVHGITQGAFLYVFEPGGNRIELFGNSGILQFEPDHDTVTWDLADFDTGLAIGGATLPAETYFVYGTPATDGQDKLLDGWKDRDLV; from the coding sequence ATGACCGCGTACGACACCGCCGCCGCCCGCTTCGAGCTGGCGCACATGGCCCACGCCGAGCTCCACACCCCCGACCTCGAGGGCAGCCTCTGGTTCTTCACCCGGCTCCTCGGCATGCGCGAGACCGCCCGCCACCAGGACTCGATCTACCTGCGCTGCTACGAAGACCCCTACCACCACAGCCTCAAACTCACCGCCCACGACCGACCCGGCCTGGGCAACATCGGCTGGCGCACCACCTCCCCCGACGCCCTCCAACGCCGCGCCACCGCCCTCGACCAAGCCGGCCTCGGCACCGGCTGGACCACCGGCGACATCGGCGTCGGCCGCACCTTCGGCTTCACCTCCCCCGACGGACACCCCATGGAACTCGTCTGGGACATCGAGAAGTACACCGCCCCACCCGCACTGCAGTCCCGGATCCTCACCCGCCGCTCCAAGCGCCCCCTCCACGGCCTCCCCCCGCGACGCCTGGACCACGTCAACCTCATGGCCTCCGACGTCACCACCCAGAAGGAACTGTTCGAACGCACCCTCGGGTTCCAGACCCGCGAACGCGTCATCGACGCCGCCGGCGGCGGCACCGAGATCGGCGCCTGGCTCAGCGTCAACAACCTCGGCCACGAGATGGCCGTCATGCGCGACTCCACCGGCTCCCGGGGCCGCCTGCACCACCTCGCGTTCTGGTACGGGGTGCCCCAGCACAACACCGACGCCGCCGAACTCTGCCGCGAGTACGGCATCCAGATCGAAGCCGGCCCCGACGTCCACGGCATCACCCAAGGCGCATTCCTCTACGTCTTCGAACCCGGCGGCAACCGCATCGAACTGTTCGGCAACTCCGGCATCCTCCAGTTCGAACCCGACCACGACACCGTCACCTGGGACCTCGCCGACTTCGACACCGGCCTGGCCATCGGCGGCGCCACCCTGCCCGCCGAGACCTACTTCGTCTACGGCACCCCCGCCACCGACGGCCAGGACAAGCTCCTCGACGGCTGGAAGGACCGCGACCTCGTCTGA
- a CDS encoding LuxR C-terminal-related transcriptional regulator, which yields MIDTATGPDLGRPLRHALPRLQRATGLDGAMAGTVTQDGRRLVVTQLHGMLTETMRGFVVTRGMGAGGKALQLGRPILVNDYLHATTISHVYDHKLVEERTHGLLAVPVHVGRDVRALLYGSARTTQPLGERTLDASARVAAALAREFAVEYEVARRLRIVDELRRREEPRPVAALHEIHEELLSIARATSDDGLRDRLHVLCDRLRPPSVRGGSAVPHLTGREHQVLAAVALGRTNAEVAEQLAVMPTTVKTYLQNAMRKLGTRNRTETVRAAREAGQID from the coding sequence ATGATCGACACCGCGACGGGTCCAGACCTGGGCCGCCCCCTGCGCCACGCGCTGCCCCGGTTGCAGCGGGCCACCGGGCTGGACGGTGCCATGGCCGGCACGGTCACCCAGGACGGGCGGCGACTGGTCGTCACCCAGCTGCACGGCATGCTGACCGAGACGATGCGCGGCTTCGTCGTGACGCGGGGCATGGGCGCCGGGGGCAAGGCGCTCCAGCTGGGGCGGCCGATCCTGGTGAACGACTACCTGCACGCGACGACCATCAGCCACGTGTACGACCACAAGCTCGTCGAGGAACGGACCCACGGTCTGCTGGCCGTGCCGGTGCACGTCGGCCGGGATGTCCGGGCACTGCTCTACGGGTCGGCGCGGACGACCCAACCGCTCGGCGAACGCACTCTCGACGCCTCGGCCCGCGTCGCGGCCGCACTGGCACGGGAGTTCGCCGTCGAGTACGAGGTGGCCCGCCGGCTGCGGATCGTCGACGAGCTCCGGCGGCGTGAGGAACCGCGGCCCGTCGCCGCCCTGCACGAGATCCACGAGGAACTGCTGTCGATCGCCCGGGCCACGTCCGACGACGGCCTGCGCGACCGCCTGCACGTGCTGTGCGATCGACTGCGGCCGCCGTCCGTGCGCGGCGGGAGTGCCGTTCCCCACCTGACCGGGCGGGAGCACCAGGTGCTCGCCGCAGTCGCGCTGGGCCGCACGAACGCCGAGGTCGCGGAGCAGCTCGCCGTCATGCCCACGACGGTGAAGACCTACCTCCAGAACGCCATGCGCAAGTTGGGCACGCGCAACCGCACGGAGACGGTCCGCGCGGCCCGGGAAGCCGGTCAGATCGACTGA
- a CDS encoding mycofactocin-coupled SDR family oxidoreductase — translation MAGRMEGKVALVSGAARGQGRNHALRLAEEGADIIAFDVAAAVPAQGAPAATPADLAETVRLVEDRDRRIVATRADVRDPDAVAELVERGVAELGGLDVVIANAGIQGNPGPAASTSPADWQAVIDTNLTGVFHTVRPAIPHLIARGGGSIVITSSSIGLRSVPNLAPYGAAKAGLTGLMRTLALELAEHSIRVNTVNPTTVGTPMLLNPVNFGLFRPDLEDPTEEDVRPVYRTLNALPVAYLDPDDISNAVLFLASDEGRYITGVALPVDAGYAVK, via the coding sequence GTGGCAGGACGGATGGAAGGGAAGGTCGCGCTGGTCTCCGGCGCGGCCCGCGGCCAGGGCCGCAACCACGCCCTGCGGCTGGCCGAGGAGGGCGCGGACATCATCGCGTTCGACGTGGCCGCCGCGGTGCCCGCGCAGGGCGCCCCGGCGGCGACACCGGCGGACCTCGCCGAGACCGTGCGGCTCGTGGAGGACCGCGACCGGCGCATCGTCGCCACGCGGGCCGACGTCCGCGACCCCGACGCCGTCGCGGAGCTGGTCGAGCGCGGCGTGGCCGAGCTGGGCGGGCTCGACGTCGTGATCGCCAACGCCGGGATCCAGGGCAACCCGGGCCCGGCCGCGTCGACCTCGCCGGCCGACTGGCAGGCGGTCATCGACACCAACCTCACCGGGGTGTTCCACACGGTCCGGCCGGCGATCCCGCACCTGATCGCCCGGGGTGGCGGCTCGATCGTGATCACCAGCTCGTCGATCGGGCTCCGGTCCGTGCCGAACCTCGCCCCCTACGGAGCGGCGAAGGCCGGGCTGACCGGGCTCATGCGCACCCTCGCGCTGGAGCTGGCGGAGCACTCGATCCGGGTCAACACCGTCAACCCGACCACCGTCGGGACCCCGATGCTGCTCAACCCGGTCAACTTCGGCCTGTTCCGACCCGACCTGGAGGACCCGACCGAGGAGGACGTCCGGCCCGTGTACCGGACGCTCAACGCGCTGCCGGTCGCCTACCTGGACCCCGACGACATCAGCAACGCCGTGCTGTTCCTCGCCTCCGACGAGGGGCGCTACATCACGGGCGTCGCCCTGCCGGTGGACGCGGGGTACGCCGTGAAGTGA